A portion of the Cryptomeria japonica chromosome 5, Sugi_1.0, whole genome shotgun sequence genome contains these proteins:
- the LOC131036501 gene encoding uncharacterized protein LOC131036501, translating into MYQLTEINQRLEKGQLICPIPHRMAMGPWAVRDIHESNHSYATAGNEEEPSFEILGIFLSKKSQYGDQTTVNNSVPYFYGSPPIRSDNPLVHDAEFIRKGAPSSPVNMSQKTSCGALYVTKPSVRIEGFALKGQKAHCNLSALV; encoded by the exons ATGTATCAGTTGACTGAAATCAACCAGAGATTGGAAAAGGGCCAACTGATCTGCCCCATACCTCATAGGATGGCCATGGGTCCTTGGGCTGTCAGAGATATACATGAATCAAATCACAG CTACGCAACAGCTGGAAATGAAGAAGagccaagttttgaaattttagGCATATTTTTGAGCAAG AAGAGTCAGTATGGAGATCAAACAACTGTAAATAACTCTGTCCCATACTTTTATGGGTCACCTCCCATTCGGTCAGACAATCCTCTTGTTCATGATGCAGAGTTCATAAGAAAAGGAGCACCATCATCACCTGTTAATATGTCACAGAAGACATCTTGTGGAGCCTTATATGTAACAAAGCCTTCTGTTCGCATAGAAGGGTTTGCTTTAAAAGGGCAAAAGGCTCACTGTAATCTATCAGCCCTTGTTTAA